In Gemmatimonadota bacterium, a genomic segment contains:
- a CDS encoding nucleotidyltransferase domain-containing protein, with amino-acid sequence MIDQTILDNIISRIVEVADPERIILFGSAARGDMNRHSDVDLLVIADVDDRLAAMAQIHRRLRGRHQAVDVIVVTPADVARYGKSHALIIKPALQEGKVVYEAA; translated from the coding sequence ATGATTGACCAAACAATCCTAGACAACATCATCAGTCGTATTGTGGAAGTGGCTGATCCCGAGCGGATTATCCTTTTTGGGTCTGCTGCCCGAGGTGACATGAACCGCCATAGCGATGTCGATCTGCTCGTTATCGCGGATGTCGATGATCGCCTCGCCGCAATGGCGCAAATTCACCGGAGATTGCGCGGAAGGCATCAGGCAGTTGATGTGATCGTGGTTACGCCAGCAGATGTCGCCCGATACGGCAAGAGCCATGCCTTAATCATTAAGCCGGCATTGCAGGAAGGAAAGGTGGTGTATGAAGCAGCCTGA
- a CDS encoding DNA recombination protein RmuC encodes MEMLYLLIAFVIGGAVGGVIMNLRKSGDEALRIELAKLQSEKEAQADKEAWLAKAEEKLREAFDSLAGKSLRHNAEAFLKQAQTQMTGVLNEVRGDWKTQKSEMQNLMTPVRENLDKLDGHVRSLEEKREGAYQALGQQLKELMDVQHKLQTTTVTLSQALKSSSVRGQWGEIQLRRVVELAGMERYVAFEEQVSGDSGRPDMVVYLPGGGELPVDAKTPMTAYLEAAEAGDDAAYKDYMRTHAQAVRGRVRELGQKAYWSQFEKSPEVVVMFVPVEASVAAAFEEDPSLLEYALQSKVLITTPVTLLAFLKAVAYGWQQQAVSENARQIAAVGKELYQRITPFFRHLNNLRRHIDQTVESYNQSIGSLERRILPSVNRLQELDVGDGELDAPQTIDQRTRSLPEASE; translated from the coding sequence ATGGAAATGCTGTATCTATTGATCGCATTTGTAATTGGGGGTGCGGTCGGGGGCGTGATTATGAACCTGCGAAAGAGTGGGGATGAAGCTTTGCGAATTGAGTTGGCGAAGTTGCAGAGCGAGAAGGAAGCTCAGGCGGACAAAGAGGCGTGGCTCGCAAAAGCAGAAGAAAAATTGCGCGAGGCTTTTGACTCGCTGGCAGGGAAGTCATTGCGTCATAATGCCGAAGCGTTTTTGAAACAGGCACAAACGCAGATGACTGGCGTACTGAATGAGGTGCGCGGCGATTGGAAAACGCAGAAATCGGAAATGCAAAACTTGATGACGCCAGTGCGAGAGAATTTGGACAAACTCGATGGGCATGTGCGGTCGCTAGAGGAAAAACGAGAAGGCGCGTATCAGGCACTCGGCCAGCAATTAAAGGAACTCATGGATGTGCAGCATAAACTTCAGACCACGACCGTCACATTGTCTCAGGCTCTCAAATCGTCTTCTGTGCGCGGGCAATGGGGCGAGATCCAGTTGCGACGCGTGGTGGAACTGGCGGGCATGGAGCGGTACGTGGCTTTTGAAGAACAGGTATCAGGAGACAGTGGCCGCCCGGATATGGTTGTGTATTTGCCAGGTGGGGGAGAGCTGCCAGTCGATGCAAAAACACCTATGACAGCGTATTTGGAAGCTGCCGAAGCTGGTGATGATGCAGCATACAAGGATTATATGAGAACACATGCTCAAGCGGTGCGCGGTCGGGTGCGCGAATTGGGGCAAAAAGCCTACTGGTCGCAGTTTGAAAAGTCGCCGGAGGTTGTCGTCATGTTCGTGCCAGTCGAAGCCAGTGTTGCCGCGGCGTTTGAGGAAGATCCGAGTTTGTTGGAATATGCTTTGCAAAGCAAGGTGCTGATTACAACGCCCGTTACACTTTTGGCGTTCTTGAAGGCAGTTGCTTACGGCTGGCAACAACAGGCGGTGTCTGAAAATGCGCGTCAAATAGCAGCTGTGGGCAAAGAGCTGTACCAGCGCATAACGCCATTTTTCCGCCACCTTAACAACTTGAGGCGTCACATCGATCAGACCGTTGAGAGTTATAATCAGTCTATCGGGTCACTGGAGCGCCGGATCTTGCCCTCTGTAAATCGGCTCCAGGAGTTGGACGTTGGAGATGGCGAACTCGATGCGCCCCAGACCATTGATCAACGCACGCGGTCATTGCCCGAAGCGTCAGAGTAG
- a CDS encoding HEPN domain-containing protein codes for MKQPERFPPDDPREWINRARSNLAIARTLVSNAYFEDLCFDAQQAAEKAIKAVMIRRGIDFPYIHDLERLLTILKSDGQAIPEELWRAVELTVYATITRYPGTAPVSAKDHAEAIEIAEMVLRWAEDQI; via the coding sequence ATGAAGCAGCCTGAACGCTTTCCACCGGACGACCCGCGCGAGTGGATCAATCGTGCCCGGAGCAATTTGGCGATAGCCAGGACACTCGTTTCCAATGCCTACTTTGAGGACTTATGCTTTGACGCACAGCAAGCGGCGGAAAAAGCGATCAAGGCCGTCATGATCAGGCGGGGTATTGACTTCCCCTACATACATGATCTGGAGCGTCTGTTGACAATTTTGAAGTCGGATGGACAGGCTATCCCCGAAGAACTATGGCGGGCTGTGGAACTCACGGTCTATGCCACCATTACGCGCTATCCCGGCACAGCCCCGGTGTCCGCCAAAGACCATGCTGAGGCGATTGAGATAGCTGAAATGGTCCTCCGTTGGGCTGAGGATCAGATATGA
- a CDS encoding phytanoyl-CoA dioxygenase family protein: MRSTNIFVRYERSVCHPVQGHYTGGAQVMGQALTEREIESIVREVTDEEVAFYHEYGWVMMKQLVDSEFATELLCVGQEWLKRNDEERGGRRAVGLAGREETEPFRSFMFSERMSKNATRLVNRKRLKGVDIPLRYRIDILQHKPPGAAGATYHQDSSEHGSDRVGELQFWLALVEVPPEMSAMRFVSRSHREGPLGSVFKDDRGNLLEQYPNLTSVLELSPPFHYQPGDCTVHHGYTVHGGPPNSTDKSRWSYLFSYSPSDTRYWNGTAANWGSERKRLSDSNNPTVHFSE; this comes from the coding sequence ATGAGGTCCACAAACATATTCGTTAGATACGAGAGATCAGTATGTCATCCTGTTCAGGGACACTACACTGGAGGAGCACAGGTTATGGGACAAGCATTGACGGAGCGTGAAATCGAATCGATCGTCCGGGAGGTCACAGACGAAGAAGTGGCTTTTTACCACGAATACGGGTGGGTCATGATGAAGCAACTCGTGGACTCAGAGTTCGCAACGGAACTCCTGTGCGTTGGTCAGGAATGGTTGAAACGCAATGACGAAGAGAGGGGCGGCAGACGGGCTGTCGGCCTGGCGGGGCGGGAAGAGACCGAGCCGTTCCGCTCGTTCATGTTCAGCGAGCGCATGTCAAAGAACGCAACACGACTCGTGAACAGGAAGCGGCTCAAGGGCGTAGATATCCCACTGCGCTATCGCATCGACATCCTCCAACACAAGCCCCCGGGGGCAGCCGGAGCCACTTATCATCAGGACTCGTCAGAGCACGGCTCTGATCGCGTGGGCGAACTCCAGTTCTGGCTTGCACTGGTGGAAGTGCCACCAGAGATGAGTGCCATGCGATTCGTCAGCCGCTCACATCGCGAAGGACCGCTTGGCTCGGTATTCAAAGATGACCGGGGCAACCTGCTCGAGCAGTACCCAAATCTGACGTCTGTGCTGGAGCTCTCTCCTCCGTTCCATTACCAGCCGGGTGACTGCACTGTGCATCACGGATACACAGTCCATGGCGGTCCCCCCAACAGCACCGACAAGTCGCGCTGGTCATACCTCTTCTCATACTCCCCTTCTGACACGCGATACTGGAACGGCACCGCAGCCAACTGGGGCAGCGAGCGGAAGCGTTTGAGTGATTCGAACAATCCCACGGTCCATTTTTCCGAGTGA